A single genomic interval of Vicugna pacos chromosome 34, VicPac4, whole genome shotgun sequence harbors:
- the LOC140691256 gene encoding sulfotransferase 1C2-like codes for MLPTNVKQKQCKVIYIIRNPKDTAVSLFHYYRENPNLPGIETWNEFFELFLRGDVVYGSWFDHVLSWEEHKNAKNILIIFYEEMKTDLSKNIKKITTFLGLNLTDGEINVIARKTSFGEMKNNAVKENCDPNHTICALTSNRRLVFRKGAVGDWINYFTSKQKRVFDELFTEKMKHSELVGHFGEYS; via the exons gttaTCTACATCATTAGGAATCCAAAAGACACAGCTGTTTCACTGTTCCACTACTACAGGGAAAACCCTAACCTCCCCGGGATTGAAACCTGGAACGAATTTTTTGAGCTGTTCCTAAGAGGAGATG TTGTATATGGATCTTGGTTTGATCATGTTTTAAGCTGGGAAGAACACAAAAATGCTAAAAATATCTTAATTATATTCTACGAAGAAATGAAGACA GATCTTtctaaaaacataaagaaaataactACTTTCCTTGGTTTAAACTTGACTGATGGTGAAATTAACGTGATTGCTCGGAAAACGTCATTcggtgaaatgaaaaataatgcagTCAAAGAAAACTGTGATCCGAATCATACCATCTGTGCCCTCACATCTAATAGGAGACTGGTATTTAGGAAAG GTGCAGTGGGTGATTGGATAAACTACTTTACTTCAAAGCAGAAGAGAGTATTTGATGAACTATtcacagagaaaatgaaacacaGTGAACTAGTAGGTCACTTTGGAGAGTACTCTTAA